One window of Flavobacterium ammonificans genomic DNA carries:
- the upp gene encoding uracil phosphoribosyltransferase: protein MQIHHLSDNNSVLNHFLGQIRDVKIHNDSLRFRKNMERIGEIMAYEMSKKFEYKAADIPTPLGTKATQYIKNPLVICSILRAGLTLHNGFLNYFDAAENGFISAYRHHPNNDDFFEIIVQYQAVADINNKTVIVVDPMLATGQSIVAVYKQLMERGAPAEIHIAVVIAAPEGIAHLKAELPDTCHLWIAATDDHLNEHSYIVPGLGDAGDLAYGPKL from the coding sequence ATGCAAATTCATCATCTTTCGGATAATAATAGTGTTTTAAATCATTTCTTGGGTCAAATTCGCGATGTGAAAATTCACAACGACAGCCTCCGTTTTAGAAAAAACATGGAGCGCATTGGCGAAATCATGGCCTATGAAATGAGTAAAAAATTCGAGTATAAAGCGGCGGATATTCCAACACCTTTAGGAACAAAGGCGACGCAGTATATTAAAAATCCATTGGTGATTTGCTCTATTCTGCGCGCAGGTTTAACGCTGCACAATGGTTTTTTAAATTATTTTGATGCTGCTGAAAACGGATTTATTTCGGCTTACCGCCACCACCCCAACAACGACGATTTTTTTGAAATTATAGTGCAATACCAAGCGGTTGCAGATATTAACAACAAAACAGTTATTGTTGTAGATCCTATGTTGGCCACAGGACAATCCATTGTAGCGGTCTACAAACAATTGATGGAAAGAGGAGCTCCTGCCGAAATTCATATCGCAGTGGTGATTGCCGCTCCTGAAGGAATTGCGCATTTGAAAGCCGAATTACCCGACACTTGCCATCTTTGGATTGCCGCCACAGACGACCACCTCAACGAGCATAGTTATATTGTTCCGGGATTGGGCGATGCGGGAGATTTGGCTTATGGCCCAAAATTATAA
- a CDS encoding glycosyltransferase family 9 protein translates to MRLSAMGDVAMTVPVLRALVNQYPELKITVISRPFFQPFFKDIPNLHFFAFDEKERHKGILGLWRLFQDLKEFKIDAFADLHNVLRSKVVRSLFALSGKKIAFVDKGRAEKKALTRAENKIFQPLTTMFERHQFVFESLGFPIDLAQPKFPPKAKISQPEIAAIVAQSKNTIGIAPFAQYDSKVYPLDLMQEVIDALAANENQTIFLFGGGQNEKEQLQNLAGDKKNVINMAGKISFQDELNLISNLDVMLSMDSGNGHIGAMLGVPVVTLWGATHPYAGFLPFNQTLDNALVSDRKQYPQLPTSVYGNKKVAGYENAMRTILPEQVVARIAEILKR, encoded by the coding sequence ATGAGACTTTCCGCAATGGGAGATGTCGCCATGACGGTTCCTGTTTTACGGGCGCTGGTAAACCAATATCCCGAGCTGAAAATCACTGTAATTTCAAGGCCGTTTTTCCAACCCTTTTTCAAGGATATTCCGAATCTACATTTCTTTGCTTTTGACGAAAAAGAACGTCATAAAGGGATTTTGGGTTTGTGGCGCCTGTTCCAAGATTTAAAAGAATTTAAAATCGATGCTTTTGCTGATTTACACAATGTATTGCGTTCCAAAGTAGTGCGCAGTTTATTTGCTTTAAGCGGCAAAAAAATCGCTTTTGTAGACAAAGGTCGTGCTGAGAAAAAGGCTTTAACACGAGCTGAAAATAAAATTTTTCAGCCTTTGACTACGATGTTTGAAAGACACCAATTCGTGTTTGAAAGTTTAGGTTTTCCAATCGATTTGGCTCAGCCGAAATTTCCTCCAAAAGCCAAAATTTCCCAACCTGAAATAGCAGCAATTGTTGCCCAATCAAAAAACACAATAGGCATTGCACCTTTTGCCCAATACGATTCTAAAGTCTATCCGCTGGATTTAATGCAGGAAGTAATTGATGCTTTGGCAGCCAACGAAAACCAAACTATTTTTCTCTTTGGTGGAGGCCAAAACGAAAAAGAACAACTTCAAAACTTAGCAGGCGATAAAAAGAATGTCATCAATATGGCGGGAAAAATTTCATTTCAAGACGAGTTGAATTTAATAAGCAACTTAGACGTGATGTTGTCTATGGATTCTGGCAACGGACATATAGGGGCTATGTTAGGTGTGCCTGTGGTGACACTTTGGGGCGCCACCCATCCGTATGCGGGTTTTTTACCGTTCAATCAAACACTAGACAACGCCTTGGTGTCCGATAGAAAACAATATCCTCAATTGCCAACTTCGGTGTATGGGAATAAAAAAGTAGCGGGTTATGAAAATGCCATGCGTACGATTTTACCAGAACAGGTCGTTGCCCGAATAGCCGAAATTCTGAAGAGGTAA
- a CDS encoding DUF6427 family protein encodes MIASVFKKSTPLNYALIVFLVLFFFFIYQIQETSWMSSGVLLLKKGFTFLLVLASVFLTSFIGKRNGLTKDSGYTAIFFLLLLLFFPTILSNLSILFANFFVLLALRRLISLQSMKASKEKIFDASLWIILASLFHFWSILFLILVFISIILLVSRDYTNWVLPFIALLAVGILFAFFTSIFDINTLQYLENASQTNFAIDYFKNTSENIAFSIYVSVALFFVFLMFISLSHRPSMTQTSYKKVVASFFIGAIVFVLSANKSSDFLALTIAPLAILATAHLEHSQTRFKQEIAFGLVLLCSLYSFVSQL; translated from the coding sequence ATGATTGCAAGTGTTTTTAAAAAATCTACACCATTAAATTACGCTTTAATCGTATTTTTAGTGTTGTTTTTCTTTTTTATCTACCAAATTCAGGAGACTTCTTGGATGTCTTCGGGTGTTTTACTACTAAAAAAAGGATTTACTTTTCTGTTAGTGTTGGCGTCTGTTTTCTTGACCAGCTTTATTGGAAAACGCAACGGATTGACCAAAGATAGCGGTTATACCGCGATTTTTTTCTTGTTGCTCTTGTTGTTCTTTCCAACAATTCTTTCCAACTTAAGTATTCTTTTCGCTAATTTTTTTGTTTTGTTAGCCTTGCGTCGATTGATTTCGCTGCAGTCGATGAAAGCGTCTAAAGAAAAAATATTTGATGCTTCTTTATGGATTATTTTAGCCTCATTATTTCATTTTTGGTCGATTTTGTTCTTGATTTTAGTGTTTATTTCAATTATTTTATTGGTTTCTAGAGATTATACCAACTGGGTTTTGCCTTTTATCGCCTTGTTGGCTGTTGGAATATTGTTTGCCTTTTTCACTTCTATTTTTGACATTAATACACTTCAATATCTTGAAAATGCAAGTCAAACTAATTTTGCGATTGATTATTTTAAAAACACTAGCGAAAATATTGCCTTTTCTATCTACGTGTCAGTAGCTTTGTTTTTTGTGTTTTTAATGTTCATTAGTTTATCACATCGACCTTCAATGACTCAAACTTCCTATAAAAAGGTAGTTGCCTCCTTTTTTATAGGAGCTATTGTTTTTGTTCTATCAGCAAATAAAAGCAGTGATTTTTTAGCATTGACAATTGCGCCTTTAGCCATTTTAGCAACTGCGCATCTAGAGCATTCTCAAACGAGATTCAAGCAAGAAATAGCGTTTGGATTAGTGCTTTTGTGTAGTTTGTATTCGTTTGTGAGCCAATTATAA
- a CDS encoding DUF4254 domain-containing protein has protein sequence MFSKLAYSVFEKSIQDYHQFDNVDQPINNPFPKEQFEHLLYLKNWIDTVQWHFEDIIRDPNIDPVAALTLKRRIDASNQERTDMVEYIDSYFLQKYSHVNAKPEAKINSESPAWAFDRLSILALKIYHMQEEVSRPNASQEHKDKCQEKLNVLLEQRTDLSTAIDDLLTDIENGNKFMKVYKQMKMYNDDDLNPVLYQNKK, from the coding sequence ATGTTTTCAAAACTAGCCTATTCAGTATTCGAAAAAAGTATCCAAGATTATCATCAATTTGATAATGTAGATCAACCGATTAACAATCCTTTTCCAAAGGAACAATTCGAACATTTATTGTATTTAAAAAATTGGATCGATACGGTACAATGGCATTTTGAAGATATTATTCGCGACCCGAATATTGACCCGGTTGCGGCTTTAACGTTGAAAAGACGAATTGATGCATCTAATCAAGAACGTACCGATATGGTAGAATATATTGACAGCTACTTTTTGCAAAAATACAGTCATGTTAATGCTAAACCAGAGGCTAAAATCAACTCAGAAAGTCCCGCTTGGGCTTTTGACCGATTGTCAATTTTGGCTTTGAAAATTTACCACATGCAAGAGGAGGTAAGTCGTCCAAATGCTTCGCAAGAACACAAAGATAAGTGCCAAGAAAAGCTAAACGTTTTATTGGAACAAAGAACCGATTTATCTACTGCTATTGACGATTTGTTGACCGACATTGAAAACGGAAACAAATTCATGAAAGTGTACAAACAAATGAAGATGTACAACGACGATGATTTGAATCCGGTGTTGTACCAAAACAAAAAGTAA